A window of Nicotiana tabacum cultivar K326 chromosome 24, ASM71507v2, whole genome shotgun sequence contains these coding sequences:
- the LOC107765413 gene encoding V-type proton ATPase subunit B2 isoform X1: protein MGEAQNNIDMDEGTLEVGMEYRTVSGVAGPLVILDKVKGPKYQEIVNIRLGDGTTRRGQVLEVDGEKAVVQVFEGTSGIDNKYTTVQFTGEVLKTPVSLDMLGRIFNGSGKPIDNGPPILPEAYRDISGNSINPSERTYPEEMIQTGISTIDVMNSIARGQKIPLFSAAGLPHNEIAAQICRQAGLVKRLEKSENLLEKSEDDNFAIVFAAMGVNMETAQFFKRDFEENGSMERVTLFLNLANDPTIERIITPRIALTTAEYLAYECGKHVLVILTDMSSYADALREVSAAREEVPGRRGYPGYMYTDLATIYERAGRIEGRTGSITQIPILTMPNDDITHPTPDLTGYITEGQIYIDRQLHNRQIYPPINVLPSLSRLMKSAIGEGMTRRDHSDVSNQLYANYAIGKDVQAMKAVVGEEALSSEDLLYLEFLDKFERKFVAQGAYDTRNIFQSLDLAWTLLRIFPRELLHRIPAKTLDQYYSRDASN, encoded by the exons ATGGGCGAGGCACAAAACAATATCGACATGGACGAAGGAACCCTGGAGGTTGGAATGG AATATAGAACTGTCTCGGGTGTTGCTGGACCACTTGTTATCCTTGACAAAGTTAAG GGACCCAAGTACCAGGAGATTGTTAATATTCGTTTGGGAGATGGAACAACTCGACGTGGGCAAGTTCTAGAAGTTGATGGGGAAAAAGCAGTTGTTCAG GTTTTTGAAGGAACATCTGGAATTGACAACAAATACACGACTGTGCAGTTTACGGGGGAG GTTTTAAAGACACCAGTCTCACTCGATATGCTTGGACGCATCTTTAATGGTTCTGGAAAGCCTATTGACAATGGTCCTCCTATTTTACCTGAGGCCTACAGGGATATTTCTGGCAA TTCTATCAACCCAAGTGAGAGAACATATCCTGAAGAGATGATACAGACCGGAATTTCAACAATTGACGTCATGAATTCAATTGCTAGGGGGCAGAAAATTCCTCTTTTCTCTGCTGCCGGTCTCCCTCATAATGAAATTGCTGCCCAAATCTGTCGGCAGGCTGGTCTAGTGAAGAGGTTGGAGAAGTCTGAAAATCTTCTTGAG AAAAGTGAAGATGACAATTTTGCCATAGTCTTTGCTGCTATGGGAGTGAACATGGAAACCGCACAATTTTTCAaacgagattttgaggaaaatggATCCATGGAGAGAGTGACACTTTTCTTAAACCTG GCAAATGATCCTACAATAGAACGTATTATTACTCCCAGAATTGCTCTGACAACTGCAGAATATTTAGCATACGAATGCGGGAAGCATGTGCTTGTCATTTTAACTGATATGAGTTCATATGCTGATGCTCTCCGTGAG GTATCTGCTGCCCGAGAAGAAGTGCCTGGAAGGCGTGGATATCCTGGTTATATGTATACTGATCTGGCAACAATCTATGAACGAGCTGGGCGTATCGAGGGAAGGACGGGCTCCATCACGCAAATTCCAATTCTGACCATGCCAAATGATG ATATTACACACCCAACTCCAGATCTTACAGGTTATATCACAGAAGGACAAATATATATAGACCGACAGCTTCATAACCGGCAG ATATACCCTCCAATTAATGTGCTTCCGTCCTTATCTCGGTTGATGAAG AGTGCCATTGGTGAGGGTATGACCAGGAGGGATCATTCTGATGTATCCAACCAG TTGTATGCAAATTATGCAATTGGAAAGGATGTCCAAGCAATGAAAGCTGTGGTTGGAGAAGAAGCACTTTCTTCTGAGGACCTG CTTTACTTAGAGTTCCTTGACAAATTCGAGAGGAAGTTTGTTGCTCAAGGAGCTTATGACACCCGCAATATATTCCAGTCGCTTGACTTAGCTTGGACACTTCTTCGCATCTTCCCTCGTGAGCTTCTTCATCGTATCCCAGCGAAGACCTTGGATCAGTATTACAGCCGTGATGCATCTAATTGA
- the LOC107765413 gene encoding V-type proton ATPase subunit B2 isoform X2: MGEAQNNIDMDEGTLEVGMEYRTVSGVAGPLVILDKVKGPKYQEIVNIRLGDGTTRRGQVLEVDGEKAVVQVFEGTSGIDNKYTTVQFTGEVLKTPVSLDMLGRIFNGSGKPIDNGPPILPEAYRDISGSSINPSERTYPEEMIQTGISTIDVMNSIARGQKIPLFSAAGLPHNEIAAQICRQAGLVKRLEKSENLLEKSEDDNFAIVFAAMGVNMETAQFFKRDFEENGSMERVTLFLNLANDPTIERIITPRIALTTAEYLAYECGKHVLVILTDMSSYADALREVSAAREEVPGRRGYPGYMYTDLATIYERAGRIEGRTGSITQIPILTMPNDDITHPTPDLTGYITEGQIYIDRQLHNRQIYPPINVLPSLSRLMKSAIGEGMTRRDHSDVSNQLYANYAIGKDVQAMKAVVGEEALSSEDLLYLEFLDKFERKFVAQGAYDTRNIFQSLDLAWTLLRIFPRELLHRIPAKTLDQYYSRDASN, from the exons ATGGGCGAGGCACAAAACAATATCGACATGGACGAAGGAACCCTGGAGGTTGGAATGG AATATAGAACTGTCTCGGGTGTTGCTGGACCACTTGTTATCCTTGACAAAGTTAAG GGACCCAAGTACCAGGAGATTGTTAATATTCGTTTGGGAGATGGAACAACTCGACGTGGGCAAGTTCTAGAAGTTGATGGGGAAAAAGCAGTTGTTCAG GTTTTTGAAGGAACATCTGGAATTGACAACAAATACACGACTGTGCAGTTTACGGGGGAG GTTTTAAAGACACCAGTCTCACTCGATATGCTTGGACGCATCTTTAATGGTTCTGGAAAGCCTATTGACAATGGTCCTCCTATTTTACCTGAGGCCTACAGGGATATTTCTG GGAGTTCTATCAACCCAAGTGAGAGAACATATCCTGAAGAGATGATACAGACCGGAATTTCAACAATTGACGTCATGAATTCAATTGCTAGGGGGCAGAAAATTCCTCTTTTCTCTGCTGCCGGTCTCCCTCATAATGAAATTGCTGCCCAAATCTGTCGGCAGGCTGGTCTAGTGAAGAGGTTGGAGAAGTCTGAAAATCTTCTTGAG AAAAGTGAAGATGACAATTTTGCCATAGTCTTTGCTGCTATGGGAGTGAACATGGAAACCGCACAATTTTTCAaacgagattttgaggaaaatggATCCATGGAGAGAGTGACACTTTTCTTAAACCTG GCAAATGATCCTACAATAGAACGTATTATTACTCCCAGAATTGCTCTGACAACTGCAGAATATTTAGCATACGAATGCGGGAAGCATGTGCTTGTCATTTTAACTGATATGAGTTCATATGCTGATGCTCTCCGTGAG GTATCTGCTGCCCGAGAAGAAGTGCCTGGAAGGCGTGGATATCCTGGTTATATGTATACTGATCTGGCAACAATCTATGAACGAGCTGGGCGTATCGAGGGAAGGACGGGCTCCATCACGCAAATTCCAATTCTGACCATGCCAAATGATG ATATTACACACCCAACTCCAGATCTTACAGGTTATATCACAGAAGGACAAATATATATAGACCGACAGCTTCATAACCGGCAG ATATACCCTCCAATTAATGTGCTTCCGTCCTTATCTCGGTTGATGAAG AGTGCCATTGGTGAGGGTATGACCAGGAGGGATCATTCTGATGTATCCAACCAG TTGTATGCAAATTATGCAATTGGAAAGGATGTCCAAGCAATGAAAGCTGTGGTTGGAGAAGAAGCACTTTCTTCTGAGGACCTG CTTTACTTAGAGTTCCTTGACAAATTCGAGAGGAAGTTTGTTGCTCAAGGAGCTTATGACACCCGCAATATATTCCAGTCGCTTGACTTAGCTTGGACACTTCTTCGCATCTTCCCTCGTGAGCTTCTTCATCGTATCCCAGCGAAGACCTTGGATCAGTATTACAGCCGTGATGCATCTAATTGA
- the LOC107765415 gene encoding 24-methylenesterol C-methyltransferase 2: MDSLTLFATASLLAGGLYWFVCILGSAEIKGKRAVNLSGGSIAKEKVQDKYKQYWSFFRRPKEIETTENVPAFVDTFYNLVTDIYEWGWGQSFHFSPAITGKSHREATRLHEEMAVDLLGIKPGARVLDAGCGVGGPMRAIAAHSGANIVGITINEYQVNRARAHNKKAGLDSQCEVVCGNFLQMPFDDNSFDGVYSIEATCHAPKLEEVYSEIYRVLKPGSMYVSYEWVTTELYNSDDPEHVEIIHGIERGDALPGLRNYSDIADVARAVGFEVVKEKDLAKPPANPWWTRLKMGRIAYWRNHIVVTVLSWLGIAPKGTVDVHKMLFVTADYLAKGGDKGIFSPMHMILCRKPEEH; this comes from the coding sequence ATGGATTCTCTCACTCTCTTTGCCACCGCTTCCCTTCTCGCCGGCGGCCTTTACTGGTTCGTTTGCATCCTTGGCTCCGCCGAGATTAAAGGTAAACGCGCCGTCAACCTTTCCGGCGGCTCTATTGCTAAAGAGAAAGTCCAAGACAAATACAAACAGTACTGGTCTTTCTTCCGCCGCCCCAAAGAAATTGAAACTACCGAAAATGTCCCTGCTTTTGTTGACACTTTCTATAACCTCGTTACTGATATTTACGAATGGGGTTGGGGTCAATCTTTTCATTTTTCCCCTGCAATCACCGGCAAATCTCATCGTGAAGCCACTCGACTTCACGAGGAGATGGCCGTGGATCTATTGGGCATCAAGCCCGGAGCCCGTGTTCTGGACGCAGGCTGCGGGGTTGGCGGGCCAATGCGAGCTATCGCAGCTCATTCAGGTGCCAATATTGTTGGCATCACCATTAATGAATACCAAGTAAACCGGGCCCGGGCTCACAATAAGAAAGCGGGCCTGGACTCACAGTGTGAAGTTGTTTGTGGTAATTTCCTACAAATGCCATTTGATGACAACAGTTTCGACGGAGTTTATTCCATTGAAGCAACATGCCATGCACCAAAGCTAGAAGAAGTATACAGCGAAATTTACCGGGTCTTGAAACCCGGATCCATGTACGTGTCCTACGAATGGGTCACAACCGAATTGTACAATTCGGATGACCCGGAACACGTAGAGATAATCCACGGTATTGAAAGGGGTGATGCATTACCTGGTTTAAGAAATTACAGTGACATTGCTGACGTGGCTAGGGCAGTTGGATTTGaagtagtaaaagagaaagattTAGCTAAGCCGCCAGCGAACCCGTGGTGGACGAGGCTGAAAATGGGGAGAATTGCTTATTGGAGAAACCATATTGTTGTTACAGTTCTTTCATGGCTTGGTATTGCACCTAAGGGTACAGTTGATGTGCACAAAATGCTGTTTGTGACTGCGGATTATTTGGCTAAAGGTGGTGATAAAGGGATTTTTAGTCCTATGCATATGATTCTATGTAGAAAGCCTGAAGAACACTAG